The Pogoniulus pusillus isolate bPogPus1 chromosome 24, bPogPus1.pri, whole genome shotgun sequence DNA segment ATTTAACTATTGGAAAAGGTCTACCAAAGCAATTGATCTGGCTCAGCTTGTCTTTATGCTTGATGTCCACTGACTTTTCCAGTTTAACTGTCCCATGAGACAAAAACAAGGAAAAGCACCTGGAGCTgcagaagaaaggcaaaagctGAACATTTCAGCACCTACTGAAATGAATAGGATCAAGAGTATGAGCACTAACTGGTGTAGGCAGCTGAGACAGAGAAGTGACACAGATAATCTGGGTTGTGCCACCAGGTATCTGAGGGGGATAATCACCAGGTTCTCTTGGACCCTCTGGACTGAGGAAGAGTAGAGCTAGGCAATGTAAAACTTCCTAACCAACTTGCTGCACACATTGAATGATTCTATCTACAGTGCTCTAAAGCACCCaatatttttccctttccccccagcCCCGTGTCAAGTAGGAGTGGTGTTTGTGTTGGGGTGTGGGTTTTGTGTTAAGTAGGAGTGGTGTTTGTGTTGGGGTGTGGGTTTTGTGTTAAGTAGGAGTGGTGTTTGTGTTGGGGTGTGGATTTTTTGGTGTggtagggttgggtttttggttttttttttggtttagaTGGCAGAATTGTAGTTGCACGTAGGTGTAGAATTAGGAGCAAAAGTTGATTTGGCTTAATTTCCAAGAGTcgtgcagctggcaggctgtgtGGCTATCAAGTACAAACAGTAAGGActgttttctggtttgcttGTACCATTGGAGGCTTTGGGACGAACAGAGTGGAGGTGACAGCAGCTTTTtcgtttttgtttttttttttttttttttttttggaggggcgGGGAAAGTTGATCAGGACTTAGTTTTGAAATTCTCTGAGCCACCTCAGCGATGTATTTTTCCTCCTTAAAGgaaaccccagggagcagaagcCGGGGCTTGCACCGTGACTTTGAGCACACAGGCTTGCTCGCCAGCCCATGCCACACTCAGCGCTGGAACAGCCATTCCGGGCATTAATGCGATAACCCAAGACTAGGGGCGACACGAAGTGAGGCGGCGGTGCCGAGCCGCGCCGAGCGCAGTACGGGGCTTGGCCGCGAGGGGCCGACGGCGGGccgggaaggggagagggagggaagggaaggcaggcGCGGGGGAGCTCCGCGGCCCCGTCTGTGTGTGCCGGCGGGCGGGGGCCAGCGGCTGGGCTGAGCAAACGGGCCGGCTGCGGAGCACCCCTGCGGCGCGGCCACCGGCTGCCGCGGTTGCTAGCCGCTGCTTGCCACAGGCCGGCAGTGAAAGCCTTGCggcagagagctgctccctcctctTGTTGGggtgtgtttggtttgttttgttttggtctcGGTTCGGAGTTTTTTGTAACTGTTTACCAAAAAGCGGCACAACAAGTGGATGGTGCCGGCGGGTGCTGGCTGAGCCGCTGCCGTTCGCCCTGCCTGGGGGAGAAGGTGCAAGAAGAAGCCGTCGTGCCCTCCCTGGGAGCGGGCTCGCTACGCGGATTATTTCACGTCGATTTACAAATCTCTTGCGAAAACTGGGCTTGGAAAAACTAGTGACCACGCCGATCCATTCATTccatctctctcacacacaaacGCGCCGCCTTCATTTTTTATCATCCCTTCGAAGCAGGACTCTCGCTCGTTGCCTTTCGCCAATGCCCGGGCGAGCAGCAGCGGCAgtgcctgtggctgtgcagagccGCCTCGCCCGCGCACCCCCGGCGCTCTTGTTGCACCcgggaaggagggggagaaatAACTCCTCAACCTGTGGTGCCGACTGACCACACACACCTGCAAATGCAGAGCGGTCGGCGTagccctctcctcaggactgctgtCACCAGATCCTTACAATAGCAGCCTTGCTATTTCTCTGCTTGGGAGCTGTAAGTATGATAGCCTTTTCCAGCGCTTTTTCTGCATGGCACGTAGGTAACGGCTTTAAAAATAGCACCGTTTAATAGTTCATATTCACCTTCTGTCGTGTATTAATAGCTAGAGCTATAATTGAGGCTTCTCTTTCACAGGGGAGTGCGGgtgtatttttgtgtgtgtgctcgCATGTAGATGTTGCTTCAGTGCACCTGCACTTGTGTTTTCTTGACATAGATCGGAGAATTTTCACTTGAGTGAGCATCGTACGTGCCCGTTAGTTGATTAAACCCAGAGAGATGTTCGTTCTGATCGAGACACAGTTCGGCTGTAGCCGCAAACGTGACACTCCTGCCTCGTGTGTTTCTATAAATACGACAAAAGCCCTTTGTGCAGATGCATTTATTTGTTAGTCTCTGGTATAGAGGGGTGTAGGTGTATCTCTTACGTAGGTGCTCGAAGGTCTGAATGCACTGGGCATTGCAGTGTTTTTATTAGTGTTTATATGTGTTGGTGTTTCAGAAGCATGCATATGTTTGTGTGTGGATGCAAGTGCTTATATGGGTGGGGATTTTGTATCTCTGGCTTTATATATGTGACATGCCCACCCACATCCTTACCCACAGAGTCGTTCAAAATCTCTGTGCATGTGATGTGGGTGTGTGTGTAATGTAGAAGTGTGAATAGTGTGGGTAGGGGAAGATTTGAATGCTGTGGTAATAGATGACACCGTTTCATTTGATCGGTGTGACCTTTTAGGAAAACAATCCaatcttttccccttttgttttgtttatttttgtgtgtttgtgcatGTACCTCAGGTTAAGTGCTTCTTCTGCATGACAATAACCAAAGGGTGACCCATCCACTCCCTTATGTCCTATGGGGACCTCAGAGCCAGCTTCTCAGTCttcatctcttcctcctcctcctcctcctcctcctcccactgctgctgacaCCTTGGGTGCTGCTCCCAGGTTTGAGACGTTGTTGACAGGCTGAAGAAAGGATTTGCAAAGACCTCCTCACTGTGTAAATAAAGTGATGGCTGGAATTAATGTCAACTTCCCAAGTAATGATATTAAACAATAAGATTGCTAAACCAAAGCATTACCAGGAACAAATTATGAGGAAAGAGACTATTTGCATGTGGTTGCAGTGATGAACTAAAATGGTCTGTGGAGAGCAGGTACCCTCTGATTTGCATTATTTTTTCTTCATGAATGCAGTCTTTGAAGCCTACCAGGTAGACATGATTCTGGTCAGCTCTGTGATAGCCACAGGAGATAAAGGAAAGTAAAGGGTTTTGGTGAATGAAAGAACAAGGCTCAGCTATCCTCTGGTTCAATTTGAAAGCttcatcttttcttcttccaaacCAGCAGTTTGTGTCAAATATTCTGGACACCAAGAAAGTGCAGGTCTGTGCTTCTCCAAGATACCAAATCAGTGTTAACAGCTGTGTTGCCCTGCTCAAATGGCTTTGAGCTTCCTAGCAGAAGTTGAGGCTGCACTGTAAATAAagcattatatttttttttgcatttaggaaaaaaaaaggcagttgcAAAATGGAGGTGGCAATGGTGAGTGCAGATAGCTCTGGGTGCAACAGCCACATGCCCTATGGATATGCGGTCCAGGCTCGGGCTCGTGAGAGAGAGCGGCTGGCACAGTCAAGAgccgcagcagctgcagccgtagcagcagccacagcagcagtggaaggTGGGGCAACAGGTGGAGGTGGACCATATCACCACTACCATGAGGAAGAGAGTCGAGGTGCATCCTCCTCTCATGGTGGGAGTGCGTCACGTGGCAGCATGCCCCGCCGGCAGAGCGGGAAGAGgcggaagaaagggaagaagaggagccACCAGTTAGGAAGTAGGGAGTGTGGGGCCTCCTTCCCCTgttctgagctgctgcctctcagtGGCTCTGAAGAGAGAATACTGAAGGACTTGagtgaggaggatgaggaggatgaagatgaggatgaagatgatgaggaagaaggaaaggccTACTACAGTGATGACTATGGGGAGGATGAGCTTTCGTACTTGGACCAGCCACCCGATGATGGTGGAGGCCCTGGGGGTTACAGCTCTGTTCGCTACAGTGAGTACGAGTGTTGTGAGCGTGTGGTAATCAACGTCTCAGGACTGCGCTTTGAGACCCAGCTGAAGACTTTAGCTCAGTTCCCAGAGACGTTGTTGGGTGATCCTGCGAAGCGAGGGAGATACTTTGACCCTCTCAGGAATGAATACTTCTTTGATAGGAACCGGCCCAGCTTCGATGCCATCCTGTACTACTACCAGAGCGGTGGTCGGCTGAAGAGGCCAGTCAATGTACCCTTTGACATCTTCTCTGAGGAGGTGAAATTCTACCAGCTTGGGGAAGAGGCCATGCTCAAGTTTAGGGAGGATGAAGGGTTTgtcaaagaggaggaggagaaacttttgcCAGAGAATGAATTTAAGAAACAGGTTTGGCTGCTGTTTGAGTACCCGGAGAGCTCCACTCCAGCCAGAGGCATTGCTATTGTCTCTGTCTTGGTCATCCTGATCTCCATCGTCATCTTTTGTCTGGAGACTTTG contains these protein-coding regions:
- the KCNA4 gene encoding potassium voltage-gated channel subfamily A member 4 — protein: MEVAMVSADSSGCNSHMPYGYAVQARARERERLAQSRAAAAAAVAAATAAVEGGATGGGGPYHHYHEEESRGASSSHGGSASRGSMPRRQSGKRRKKGKKRSHQLGSRECGASFPCSELLPLSGSEERILKDLSEEDEEDEDEDEDDEEEGKAYYSDDYGEDELSYLDQPPDDGGGPGGYSSVRYSEYECCERVVINVSGLRFETQLKTLAQFPETLLGDPAKRGRYFDPLRNEYFFDRNRPSFDAILYYYQSGGRLKRPVNVPFDIFSEEVKFYQLGEEAMLKFREDEGFVKEEEEKLLPENEFKKQVWLLFEYPESSTPARGIAIVSVLVILISIVIFCLETLPEFRDDKEFLVSLSLGKGLSNESLHLYGGEHTIFNDPFFIVETVCIIWFSFEFTVRCFACPSKAQFIKNVMNIIDIVSILPYFITLGTDLAQEQGSNGQQAMSFAILRIIRLVRVFRIFKLSRHSKGLQILGHTLRASMRELGLLIFFLFIGVILFSSAVYFAEADEPATHFQSIPDAFWWAVVTMTTVGYGDMKPITVGGKIVGSLCAIAGVLTIALPVPVIVSNFNYFYHRETENEEQTQLMQNAVSCPYLPTNLLKKFRSSSSSSAEDKSEYLEMEEGVKESLCVKEKKSQDTGNSSESEKKNCVNSNSLETDV